Proteins encoded in a region of the Triticum dicoccoides isolate Atlit2015 ecotype Zavitan chromosome 3A, WEW_v2.0, whole genome shotgun sequence genome:
- the LOC119267301 gene encoding probable serine incorporator, translated as MKPGTATAALVRWRSFLPSSGPPMTLDGGLPVTTGGAGVPMAAERGGGGGARVAPEVVVERDAAVATPAMERDGGVGAGVAPTEAAESDGGGGRNCGEQCVIRVAEEWCCARCVCVGPNPMMARYVYALIFLVTNLLAWTVRDYGHSALGELRRLRGCQGARYCLGAEGVLRISLGCFLFFFVMFLSTMKTRKVHDCRNSWHSEWWPVKIALWMALTAVPFFAPSPLIQLYGKVAHFGAGAFLVIQLISVTRFITWLNDCCRSELNLKRCHMQVLVVSIVTYVGSILGIVLMYVWYAPTSACKLNILFITVTLALVQIMTFVSVNSKVKAGYLAPGLMGIYIVFLCWSAIRSEPHTEMCNRKAAVATSADWLNIASFVIAVIVVVAATFSTGIDSKCIQFKSAETESEDDDIPYGFGFFHFVFAMGAMYFAMLFIGWNAHQEMEKWTIDVGWASTWVRVGNEWLAAITYIWMIVAPIVWKRRQVGSSSACA; from the exons AT GAAACCCGGCACAGCTACAGCAGCACTCGTCCGTTGGCGCTCCTTCTTGCCATCAAGCGGTCCACCGATGACGCTTGACGGCGGCTTGCCAGTCACCACCGGAGGCGCCGGCGTGCCCATGGCCGcggagaggggcggcggcggcggcgcccgcgTGGCgccggaggtggtggtggagcgggATGCCGCCGTGGCGACCCCTGCGATGGAGAGGGACGGCGGCGTGGGTGCCGGCGTGGCGCCGACTGAGGCGGCAgagagcgacggcggcggcgggaggaactGCGGGGAGCAGTGCGTGATCCGGGTGGCGGAGGAGTGGTGCTGCGCGCGGTGCGTGTGCGTGGGGCCGAACCCGATGATGGCGCGGTACGTGTACGCGCTCATCTTCCTGGTGACCAACCTGCTGGCGTGGACGGTGCGCGACTACGGCCACTCGGCGCTGGGCGAGCTCCGGCGGCTCAGGGGCTGCCAGGGCGCGCGCTACTGCCTGGGCGCCGAGGGCGTGCTGCGcatcagcctcggctgcttcctcttcttcttcgtcatgtTCCTGTCCACCATGAAGACGCGCAAGGTGCACGACTGCCGCAACTCGTGGCACTCCGAGTGGTGGCCCGTCAAGATCGCGCTCTGGATGGCCCTCACCGCCGTCCCCTTCTTCGCGCCCTCGCCGCTCATCCAGCTCTACG GGAAGGTGGCGCATTTCGGAGCAGG GGCGTTCCTCGTGATCCAGCTCATCAGCGTGACCAGGTTCATCACGTGGCTCAACGACTGCTGCCGATCGGAGCTCAACCTCAAGAGATG CCACATGCAGGTGCTGGTGGTGTCGATCGTGACGTACGTGGGGTCCATCCTGGGGATCGTGCTCATGTACGTCTGGTACGCGCCCACGTCCGCCTGCAAGCTCAACATCCTCTTCATCACCGTCACCCTCGCGCTCGTGCAGATCATGACTTTCGTCTCCGTCAACTCCAAG GTGAAGGCGGGGTACCTGGCACCGGGGCTGATGGGGATATACATCGTGTTCCTCTGCTGGTCCGCGATCAGAAG TGAGCCGCACACGGAGATGTGCAACAGGAAAGCAGCGGTCGCGACGAGCGCAGACTGGCTCAACATCGCG AGCTTCGTGATCGCGGTGATCGTGGTCGTGGCGGCCACCTTCTCGACGGGGatagactcaaagtgtatccagttCAAGAGCGCCGAGACGGAGTCCGAGGACGACGACATCCCCTACGGGTTCGGCTTCTTCCACTTCGTGTTCGCCATGGGCGCCATGTACTTCGCCATGCTCTTCATCGGCTGGAACGCGCATCAGGAAATGGAGAA GTGGACGATTGACGTCGGGTGGGCGAGCACGTGGGTGCGCGTCGGCAACGAGTGGCTAGCGGCGATCACGTACA TATGGATGATCGTCGCTCCGATCGTGTGGAAGCGGAGGCAGGTGGGGTCGTCGTCCGCGTGTGCGTGA
- the LOC119267302 gene encoding UDP-glycosyltransferase 75C1-like, with translation MPAMERAGEEAPHFLVVTYPAQGHINPARHLALRLLRAALGARVTVSTAVSACRKMFPDDADAAAVDHVDGAGVRYVPYSDGYDGGFDRSAHDSMHYMSNLKVVGARTLDGVLARLRDAGTPVTQVVYTVLLSWVADVAHAHGVPAALYWIQPATVLAAYFHFFRGTDGLDQAVTAAASDPWADVRVRGLPPMRLRDLPSFLTIASDDHPYSFVLAAFRELLDLLDREDSPTVLANTFDAMEPDAVATLHQHGINVVPIGPVLSFLDASAAAAANDSNDLFKQDGKGYLEWLDAQEAGSVVYISFGSLSTMSKRQITEVSRGMAEIGRPFLWVLRKDNRGEVDGDDLCTGGGMVVEWCDQGKVLSHPAVGCFVTHCGWNSTLESVACGVPVVGVPQWTDQGTNAWLVERQLGTGVRAAVSEKDGVLEADELQRCVGFATSDVVRAKAALWREKARAAAAVGGSSERNLRAFVAGQVALDGN, from the coding sequence ATGCCGGCCATGGAGCGCGCGGGGGAGGAGGCGCCGCACTTCCTCGTGGTCACGTACCCGGCGCAGGGCCACATCAACCCGGCGCGCCACCTCGCGCTGCGCCTGCTCCGCGCCGCGCTGGGCGCCCGCGTCACCGTCTCCACCGCCGTCTCCGCCTGCCGCAAGATGTTCCCGGACGACGCGGACGCGGCGGCAGTGGACCACGTCGACGGCGCCGGCGTCCGCTACGTGCCCTACTCCGACGGCTACGACGGCGGCTTCGACAGGTCCGCGCACGACAGCATGCACTACATGTCCAACCTCAAGGTCGTGGGGGCCCGCACGCTGGACGGCGTGCTCGCGCGCCTCCGCGACGCCGGCACCCCCGTCACTCAGGTGGTGTACACGGTGCTCCTCTCCTGGGTCGCCGACGTCGCGCACGCGCACGGCGTCCCCGCCGCGCTCTACTGGATCCAGCCGGCCACCGTGCTCGCCGCCTACTTCCACTTCTTCCGCGGCACTGACGGCCTCGACCAGGCCGTCACCGCCGCAGCGAGCGACCCGTGGGCGGACGTCCGCGTCCGGGGGCTCCCGCCGATGCGCCTGCGCGACCTGCCGTCGTTCCTCACCATCGCGTCCGACGACCACCCCTACTCCTTTGTGCTCGCCGCGTTCCGTGAGCTGCTCGACCTGCTGGACCGCGAGGACTCGCCCACCGTGCTCGCCAACACGTTCGATGCCATGGAGCCCGACGCGGTGGCGACGCTGCACCAGCACGGCATCAACGTCGTCCCCATAGGCCCCGTCCTCTCCTTCCTGGACgcctcggcagcggcggcggccaacGACAGCAACGACCTGTTCAAGCAGGACGGCAAGGGGTACCTGGAGTGGCTGGACGCGCAGGAAGCGGGGTCGGTCGTCTACATCTCCTTCGGGAGCCTGTCGACGATGAGCAAgcggcagatcacggaggtgtcgcgcGGCATGGCGGAGATCGGCCGCCCGTTCCTGTGGGTGCTGAGGAAGGACAACCGCGGCGAGGTCGACGGCGACGACTTGTGCACCGGCGGGGGCATGGTGGTGGAGTGGTGCGACCAGGGGAAGGTGCTGTCGCACCCGGCGGTGGGCTGCTTCGTGACGCACTGCGGGTGGAACTCGACGCTGGAGAGCGTGGCGTGCGGCGTGCCGGTGGTGGGAGTGCCGCAGTGGACGGACCAGGGCACCAACGCGTGGCTGGTGGAGCGGCAGCTCGGCACCGGGGTCAGGGCCGCCGTGAGCGAGAAGGACGGCGTGCTGGAGGCCGACGAGCTGCAGAGATGCGTCGGCTTCGCCACGTCGGATGTGGTGCGCGCCAAGGCGGCGCTGTGGAGGGagaaggcgcgggcggcggctgcCGTGGGCGGCTCGTCCGAGAGGAACCTCAGGGCGTTCGTCGCCGGGCAGGTCGCCCTCGACGGCAACTAG